DNA sequence from the Actinomycetota bacterium genome:
GACGTCGAGCTCCAAGTCGTCCACGAGGTGGCCCAGCTGCTTGTTGAGCCGCACCTGGTCCGCGCACTCCAGCAGGGCGTCGCGGATCCTCGGACGCAGCTCGCCGGCGTGCTCGATGACGCCCTCGATGCTTCCGTAGTCCTGCACGAGCTTGGCGGCCGTCTTGTCCCCCACGCCGGGCACGCCGGGCAGGTTGTCGGAGGTCTCGCCCTTGAGGGCGGCAAAGTCGGTCCACTGCTCCGGCGCTACGCCGTACCGCTCGATGACCGCCTCGCGGTCGTAACGGCGGATGTCGGTGACGCCGCGTCCGGTCATCATCGCCGTGACCCCGGGCCGTACGAGTTGCAGGACGTCGCGGTCGCCGGTGACGATCACGGCCTCGTCGCCCCGGTCCTCGAGCCTTCGCGCAAGGGTGGCCAGCAGGTCGTCGGCCTCTATCCCGTCGCGCTCCAGCGTCGGGATGCGCAGGACGTCCAGCACCTCCCGCAGCAGGCCGAGCTGCTCCGTGAACTCCGCCGGCGTCTCGGCCCGTCCGGCCTTGTACTGCGGGTATGCCTCGAGCCGGAAGGTGGGGGCGGCCCGGTCGAAGCAGACGACGATCCCGTCCGGCCGCTCCAGCTCGAGGAGCTTTATGAGCATCGCCGTGAAGCCGTAGACGGCGTTGGTCATCTGGCCGGAGGACGTGACCAGCGACTGGGGAAGCGCGAAAAAGGCCCTGTACGCAAGCGAGTGCCCGTCGATCAGCAGCAGCTTGCGGGACATCAGCGCCCGATGGGCTGCGCGAACGTAAGCAGGTACCCCGACGGCGTCCTCAGGGTCAGCTCGCGCAGGCCCCACGGCTTGTCCTGGACGGGCCACGGCCTCGCCACCCCGATCGGGATGCGGCCGACCACGTCGTCGACGTTGTCGACCATCAGATAGAACTGGATCCCGGTGCCGAACTGGCTCGGGTTCTGCTCCCAGTCCAGCAGGGGCCGGTCGGCCACCCGGAGCGTGTCGTAGGACTGGACCGTCAGGACCGTGTCGCCGAACGACACCCGGGCGGCGGCTCCCGACCTTTCAACTTCGAATCCCAGCGAAGAGTAGAACTTCAGCTCACGTTCGAGGTCCTTGACCCCCAGGCGAGCGCTCATCTGTGCCATGTGCCCGTCCTTATGTCGCAGCGGCTTCGATAGACTACCGACCCCCAGTGATCGGAACCTGTCCTGACCACGCCGGCCAAGCCCTGGTGGCAGATCTACCTGGAGGGCCTCGCGGCCCCCGGCCTGGAGCCCGAGTTCGTCCGGAACCTGGGCGTGCACCCTGCCGGGTGGGAGCCTGAAGGCATCGTCCGGCTGCGCTGGGAGCCGCCGCTTTGGACCAGGACGCCCGCCGGGTGGGTCCAGGGAGGTTTCCTGGCCGTCGTTCTGGACATGGCGCAGAGCTTCGCCGTGGTGACGGTGTCGCCCGATGGCCACGGAGCGGTCACGCTGGACATGGGCGTCACGTTCCTGGAGTCGCCCATGGCGGAGTCATACATCGTGGAGGCCAGGACCGTAAGGGCCGGCCGCACGATCGCCCACACCGAAGGAACGATCACCGACTCGCAAGGCAGACTTGTCGCAACGGGACGCCAGACGAACCTCGTCAGGGCCTTCCGGCGGCCAGAGCCGGACGAAGGGGGAAGCTGACACGGAAACGACGCCGAAGCGCGACGAAGAGAAGGCCCGCCAGGAGCCTCTGCCGCCGGCGGCCCTAGAGGCCCTGCTCGCAGCCGGTGTCGAGGCGCGGGCCGAGGGCGATGCGGACGCTCCGGCCAACGAGCGGGGTCCCCAGGCCGGGCAGGCTCCGGCCCCGGAAGCCGCGGACCCATCCGACGAACCGGAGCCGTTCAGCATCTACGACCTGTTCGAGGAGGCCAAGCAGCAGAAGAAGTCGGTGAGGAAGCTCCCCGGCCTCTTGCGGGCGTCCTTGGCTTTGGTCTGGGCGGCGAGCCCCCGCGATTTCGCGATGAGCGCCGCGCTGGAGGTGGTGGTCGGCGCCGGAGCGGCGGTCTCGCTGCTGGCCGGAAAGGAGGCGCTCGAGGGACTGCTGATGCGCGGCGGGCGAGGCCTTGGCGAGATCCTCCCGAGCCTCCTGGTGCTCACCGGCGTGTCGCTCGTCACCCGGCTCCTGGGGGCCCTCCGCATGGAAAGGCAGGTCCTGCTCGCCGACCTCGTCAAGAGACAGGCCGAGTCGCGCATCTTCGACGTGTCCTCGGCCATGGATCTCGAAGCCTTCGAGGCCCCCGGTTTCTTCGATCGACTTCAGAGGGCTTTGGCCAATGCCTCGTTCCGTCCCATGTCGATGGTCTGGGCGGTGCTGGGACTGGCAAGCGGGATGCTCGGAATCGTCGGCGTGGGCATCGCGCTGTTCGCGATGCAGCCTCTGCTACTGCCGCTGGTCGGGCTGGCCTACCTGCCGCTGTGGATCGTCCGGAACAAGATCAGCCGCGACAGGTACCAGTTCTTCCTACACAACACGCCCAACGAAAGGGAGCGGCAGTACATCCGCGGAGTGCTCGGGGGCCGCGACGAGGCCAAGGAGGTCCGGGCCTTCGACCTGTCCGGGATGCTCCGCGAGCGGTACTCACGGCTATACGACGACTATCTCGACGACCTCCGGCAGCGCCTGCGGAAGCGTGTGCGGATGTCGATGGTCGCGGAGGTATTGAGCGGCGTGATGACCGCCGGCACTCTCGGCGTCGTCGTCTGGCTGTTCGTAACCCGGCGGATGTCGCTGGCCACAGCCGGCGCCTCCGTTGCTGCCCTGAGGATGCTCAGCTCGCGCGTGGAGACGGTGGGACACAGCGCGAGCAGCCTGTACGAAGCGGGCCTATTTCTGGAGGACTACACGTCGTTCCTGGAGCTGATGCCCGAGGTCGAGGCGAGGCGGCCGACGGCGGAGGCTCCCGCGGACTTCAAGACTCTCGAGGCGCAGGGCATCTCGTTCACGTATCCCGGCAGCACCAAGCCGGCACTGGAGGACGTGTCCCTTCGGCTTTCGCGCGGAGAAGTCGTGGCTCTGGTCGGTGAGAACGGCTCCGGCAAGACGACGCTGGCGAAAATCCTCGCGCACCTGTACCAGCCGCAGAAGGGCCGGATCCTGTGGGACGGCACGGACACGTCCCAGTGCGACCGGCAGGGTCTGCGGCGGTCGATAGCCCTGATCTTCCAGGACTTCGTCCGGTACAAGCTGCCCGCCCGGGACAACATCGGCATGGGCCGTCACGATCGGGCGTCTGACCTCGACGCCGTCGTCACGGCCGCCCAGCGGGTTGGAGCGCACGACTTCCTGTCGAAGCTGCCGAACGGATACGACACGCTGCTCACCAAGGAGTTCAAGGGGGGCCGGGACCTGTCGGTGGGCCAATGGCAGCGGGTAGCCCTGGGCCGCGCCTTCTTTCGCGACGCGCCGTTCATCATCCTGGACGAGCCGACCGCGGCCCTCGACCCCCGGGCCGAGTACGAGTTGTTCGAGCGAGTGCGCGACCTGTGCAGCGGCCGGTCGGTACTTCTCATCTCCCACCGCTTCTCCAGCGTCCGTTCCGCCGACCGCATCTACGTGCTGGAGTCGGGCCGAGTGGTCGAGGCGGGCCGCCACGAGGAGCTGATGGAAAGAAACGGGCTGTACGCCGAGCTGTTCACGCTTCAGGCGTCGGCCTATCTGGACACGCCGTCCAGACCTGCCGGGGAGGCCCCGGGGGGTTGACATGCCCCGTCCCGGGAAAGGATGAGGCATGGACGCCATCGACCGCTTCACGGAGATCATCCGCTCCGACGACTTCAGGGTCGCCGAGGCGTTCCTGGCCTTCGCCCGGCTCGCGCACCCCGACCTGGACGCCGAGCCGTACATCGACGTCCTCGACGACCTCGGGATGCGGGTCCAGCCGGCGGTGGAATCCGAGCAGACCCAGACCAAGAAGCTGGCGACGCTGGGGGCTTTCCTGACGGAGGCGGGGTTCCGCGGAAACCACGACGACTACCCCGACCCCCGCAACTCCTACCTGAACGAGGTCATCGACCGTAGGCTCGGAATCCCGATCTCGCTGTCGGTCGTCTGGATCGAATGCGGCATCCGCGCGGGCATCGAGATGGCCGGCATCGGCATGCCGATGCACTTCCTCGTGGGGGTCGAGGGGACCGACCTGCTCGCGGACCCGTTCGACGGGGGAAGGCTGCTGTCCAGGTCGGAGGCCCAGGCGATCTTCGAGAACCGGACCGGAGGCCGTATCGAGTGGCGGGACGACTACCTACGCGCGACGACCCCCCTGCAGATGGTCCGGCGGGCACTGTCGAACCTCAAGGCTGTGTACGCGGCATCGTCCGGGATGCAGCAGCTGCTGGCGGTCGAGAACTACCTGCTCGCGATGCCGGACGCCCCGCTCGAGGAGCTCAAGGAGAGGGCGACGCTGCTGTCGGCTCTCGGCCGGTACCCGCAGGCGATCGCCGACCTGCGCACCTACCTGGAGGACGGACCGGATGACGCCGACCAGGTCGAGCGGGAGATCCGCAGGCTCCAGGCGTCGATGAACTGAAGGACTCAGTCGGCCGGCAACGACCTCAGAGCTTCTGGGTCCTCGAGGTGCTCTCGCAGTTCGGCCAGCGCATAGCCGGCCTCGGCCCCGTCCAGCACGCGGTGGTCGAACGAAAGCGACAGCGTGGTGGCGAGCCTGGCCTCGATCGTTCCTCGGTAGACGAGGGGCCTCGACTCCACGACCCCCAGCGCCAGGATCGCCGCCTCCGGAGCGTTGATGATCGGAGTCCCGAACTCGGCTCCGAAGGTCCCGACGTTGGACACCGTCAGCGTGCTTCCGGTGAGCTGCTGAGGCGTCGCGGTTCCTTCCCGTGCGGCGGAAACCGCAGCCGCCATCTCGCGAGCGAGCGTGGCGATGCCCATCTCACCCGCGTCGCGCACCACGGCGACCATCAGCCCGGCCGGCGTGTCGGTGGCGATGCCCGCGTGAAACGACTTCCGGACGATGATCTCGCCGGACGCGGCGTCATAGGAGGAGTTCAGCTTCGGGTGATGCTTCACCACCTCGGCGAGAGCCCGGACGACCACCGGCAGCAACGTGACCTTCGCCGGCAGCTGCGCGCGGAAGGACTCGGCCTCCGTGCAGTCCACGGTCAGGTAGGTGGTGACGTGCGGGATCTGGGTCCACGACGAGGTCATCTTCTCGGCGATCAGCCGGCGGACCCCCCGCACAGCGATCCGCTCGTCGCCCGGCTCGGCCGCCACCCGGGGAGCCACGGGGGCGGGTGCCGGCGCGGACGCGGCGGCCTGGACGTCCTCGCGCGTGATGCGCCCCTCGGGTCCGGTCCCGGACACGGCTGCCAGGTCGACCCCGAGGTCCTTGGCCAGCTTGCGGACGGCCGGGGTGGCGAGGGCCTTGCCGGCTGCGGCCGGGACCGCGGGCTTGGTCCGGGGGCCGGGGGGCCTCAGCGAGGGCCGGGACTTGGTCCCCTTGTCGCCCTTTACCCCGTAACCCACCAGGACGGCCTTGCGCTCTCCGTCTTCCGCCGGCTCCTCCTCGCCCTGGACCTCGAACGTGACGAGGTGCTGTCCGACCCGGACCTGGTCGCCTTCGCCCGCGTGCAACTTGGACACGACTCCTTCGTAGGGCGACGGGATCTCGACCAGCGCCTTCTCCGTGTTCACCTCGACAAGCGGCTGGTTGAGGGTGACGGGGTCGCCTTCCGCCACTAGCCAGCGGGACACCTCGGCCCCCTCGAGTCCCTCGCCCAGGTCGGGGAGGGTGAAGACGCGGCGCATCACTAGTAACTCAGGACGCGGCCGACGGCGGACAGGATCCGCTCGACGCTGGGGACGTAGTGCTCCTCGATCGTCGCCGGCGGGTAGGGGGTGTCGTAGCCGGTGACGCGCAGGACGGGGGCCTCGAGGTTGACGAAGCAGTCCTCGACGAGCCGAGCCACGACCTCGGCTCCGAACCCGAGGGTCATCGGCGCCTCGTGGACCACCACGGCGCGGCCGGTCGTCCGGACGGCCACCGCCAGCGTCTCGAGGTCCAGGGGGACCAGCGTTCGCAGGTCCACCACCTCGAGCTCGACTCCGTCCTCGGCGGCGAGGTCGGCGGCCTCCAGGCAGCGCGAGACCATGGCGCCCCAGGCGATGAGCGTGCAGTGCCCGCCCTCGCGCACGACCCTCGCCCGTCCGATGGGAAGGCCGCCGGACTTAAGCTCACCGGACTCCTTGGACCAGTACCGGCTCTTGGGCTCGAGGAACACGACCGGGTCGGGGTCGGCAATCGACTGGACAAGCAGGTCGTAGGCGTCCATCGGCGTGGACGGCACGACGACCTTCAGCCCCACCGTGTGGGCGTAGTAGGTCTCCGGCGAGTCCGAGTGGTTCTCGGCCGCTCCGATGCCGCCGGCCTCCGGGATCCTGATCACGACCGGCATCGGCGCGCGGCCCCGGGACCGGTACCGGTAGCGGGCGATGTGCGAGATCGTCTGGTTCAGGGCCGGGTAGCTGAACGCGTCGAACTGCATCTCCGCCACCGGACGCCACCCCGCGAGAGCCAGTCCGACGGAGATGCCGGCGATCCCCGACTCGGCCAGGGGCGTGTCGAACACCCGCGTCTCACCGAACCGCTGCTGGAGCCCCTGCGTGATGCGAAACACGCCGCCGAGCTTGCCGACGTCCTCCCCGAAGACCAGGACCCTGTCGTCGCGCTCAAGGGAGTCGGCCAGGGCCGTGTTGAGGGCCGCGGCCATCGTGGTCTCAGGCATCGGCGTCCTGACCGCCGTGCAGCACTTCATCGCGCTGCCGCGCCAGGTGCTGGGGGGTCTGCTCGTAGACCCACTGGAACATTTCGTGAACCGGCCGCGGCGGCGCCGCCGCGATCCCCGCACGGATCTTGGCAGCGATGGCCGCGGCCTCTTCGTCAACCGAGCCGAAAAAGGCTGCGTCGGCGATCCCCTGCGACTCCAGGAACGTCCGGTAGCGCGACAGAGGTTCCAGCGCCTGCCACCGCTCGACCTCCTCGCGCGGCTGGTAGATGCTGGCGTCGTCGGCCGTCGAGTGGGGGCCGAGTCGGTAGGTGACGGCTTCGATGAGGGTCGGGATCCCCGCGTCCACCGCGCGCTGCCTGGCCTCCTGCGTCACCTGGACCACGGCGAGGATGTCGTTTCCGTCCACCCGGACACCGGGGAGGCCGTAGCCGGCCGCCTTGCGGTGGATGGGCGCTGCCGTCTGCTTTGAAAGCGGCACCGAGATGGCCCAGCCGTTGTTCTGGCAGAAGAAGATCGCCGGGGCCTTGAACACGGCGGAGAAGTTGCAGGCCTCGTGGAAGTCACCTTCGGAGGTGGCGCCGTCGCCGAAGTAGGCCAGAGCGCACGCGTCCTTGCCGTCCATCGCCGCGCCCATCGCCCAGCCGACCGCGTGCAGACACTGGCTGGCGACGGGCACCGAGATCATCCCGAAGCCGTGCTCGGCCGGGTCGTACATCCCGCCGTGCCAGGTCCCCCGGTAGAAGTGCAGGTAGTCGACGATGTCCACTCCGCGGACGACGGCCGCACCCATCTCCCGGTAGGAGGGGAAAGCCATGTCCTGGGGCTGGAGCGCAAAGGCGCTGCCGACCTGTGCGGCCTCCTGTCCGGACAGCGGCGCCCACACCGCCAGCTCGCCCTGGCGCTGGAGCGCCGTCGCCTCCAGGTCGGCCCGACGGACCAGAGCCATGAGGCGGTACAGGTCCCGGAGGCGGTCGCGGTCCAGGCCGGGGGGCAGGTCGCCCTGCAGGGTGCCGTCCGGGGTCAGGAGCCGGAAAGGGACGTCGGCCGGTTCCTGGTCGACCAGCGGCTGCGGCTCCTCTACCTTCAACTCCGGCCTCCGGGACCTCTCGCGATCGTCAGGACGGGTCCGCCCTTGTCCTTGAACCCCTCGAAGACGTTGCGGCAAGCATTGCAGAAATGCGTGCTTCGGCACGGCGTGGGCCCGAACGGCGACTCCACGACGGTGTCCGCCGAGCCGCAGTAAGGGCAGCCGTGGGCGGTCCCGCCGAGACGGTCCGAGGAGATGCCGTACTCGCGCAGACGCTCGCGTCCCGTTTCCGTGACCCGCGACGCGGTCCAGGGAGGGTCGTACACGAAGACGACCTCGATGCGCCGGGGGCCACAGACGGACTCTAGGGCCTTGCGGACGTCCTGCCCAATGACGTTCTTGGCGGGGCACCCGACAAAGGTCGGAAGAAGCTCGACGTGGACAACGTCGTCGGTCACCTCGACGCGCTCGACCATCCCCAGATCCACGATCGAGCAGGACGGGATCTCCGGGTCGACGACCGACTCCAGCGCCCGCGCCACGTCGTCGCGGATCACCAGCTGGCCCCGGCGTGGGTGCGATACAGGCCCGTCAGGTCGTCCCAGAGCTGGTCGAACTCGGGAGTGTGCCGCCCGTAGCGGCCGCCCATGGACGAGTTCAGGTCGGGCAGGACGAGTCCGTGCGCGAGCAGGTCCGGTCCGATGGCCTGGGTCCAGCGCTCGAGGAGTTCGGCGCTTGAGTCGGGCAAGGTCCGGTCTCGGAGAAGGACCTCCTCCTCCCACAGCGGCTCGAAGATGCCGCCGCACCCGGGCAGCGCCGTCCGGAAGCCCTCCAGCAGGTGCTCTTTGGCCTCGGGCGGTCCGTTCAGCAGACGGTCGGTCCACGTCCGGGCGTGGTCGAGGTGGTAGCGCTCCTCCAGCCTGATGACCGACACGGCCTTGGCGAGCTCGGTCCACGACGAGCGCTCCAGCGACTCCAGCCGGACGTCGTCGGCCGTGTCGTACAGGTATTGGCGGGCCAGCGTGTAGCCCCACTCGCGGTTGGACCCCTCGCAGATGATTGCGTTGCGGTACTCGGTGGGCGGACGTCCGAGCGCCAGGGCGTCGGGGTCGCGCCCGTCCAGCGGCTCGGCAAGCTCGTACAGAAGCTGGGCGTGCGCGATCTCGTCCTGCGCGATCGACGAGAACGCAAGGTCGGCTTCGATCATGGGGGCCCAGCCCGTCCACTCCGAGTGCCGGTGCCCGATGACCAGTTCGTCGTCGGCCAGCGACAGGAGCAGCGCGAGCCGGGCGTGGTCGAGCTCAGCCATGTCCGGACCGGCCCCCC
Encoded proteins:
- a CDS encoding PaaI family thioesterase; translated protein: MHPAGWEPEGIVRLRWEPPLWTRTPAGWVQGGFLAVVLDMAQSFAVVTVSPDGHGAVTLDMGVTFLESPMAESYIVEARTVRAGRTIAHTEGTITDSQGRLVATGRQTNLVRAFRRPEPDEGGS
- a CDS encoding ABC transporter ATP-binding protein, encoding MSQRDARRTSSGPSGGQSRTKGEADTETTPKRDEEKARQEPLPPAALEALLAAGVEARAEGDADAPANERGPQAGQAPAPEAADPSDEPEPFSIYDLFEEAKQQKKSVRKLPGLLRASLALVWAASPRDFAMSAALEVVVGAGAAVSLLAGKEALEGLLMRGGRGLGEILPSLLVLTGVSLVTRLLGALRMERQVLLADLVKRQAESRIFDVSSAMDLEAFEAPGFFDRLQRALANASFRPMSMVWAVLGLASGMLGIVGVGIALFAMQPLLLPLVGLAYLPLWIVRNKISRDRYQFFLHNTPNERERQYIRGVLGGRDEAKEVRAFDLSGMLRERYSRLYDDYLDDLRQRLRKRVRMSMVAEVLSGVMTAGTLGVVVWLFVTRRMSLATAGASVAALRMLSSRVETVGHSASSLYEAGLFLEDYTSFLELMPEVEARRPTAEAPADFKTLEAQGISFTYPGSTKPALEDVSLRLSRGEVVALVGENGSGKTTLAKILAHLYQPQKGRILWDGTDTSQCDRQGLRRSIALIFQDFVRYKLPARDNIGMGRHDRASDLDAVVTAAQRVGAHDFLSKLPNGYDTLLTKEFKGGRDLSVGQWQRVALGRAFFRDAPFIILDEPTAALDPRAEYELFERVRDLCSGRSVLLISHRFSSVRSADRIYVLESGRVVEAGRHEELMERNGLYAELFTLQASAYLDTPSRPAGEAPGG
- a CDS encoding transglutaminase-like domain-containing protein, with the translated sequence MDAIDRFTEIIRSDDFRVAEAFLAFARLAHPDLDAEPYIDVLDDLGMRVQPAVESEQTQTKKLATLGAFLTEAGFRGNHDDYPDPRNSYLNEVIDRRLGIPISLSVVWIECGIRAGIEMAGIGMPMHFLVGVEGTDLLADPFDGGRLLSRSEAQAIFENRTGGRIEWRDDYLRATTPLQMVRRALSNLKAVYAASSGMQQLLAVENYLLAMPDAPLEELKERATLLSALGRYPQAIADLRTYLEDGPDDADQVEREIRRLQASMN
- a CDS encoding dihydrolipoamide acetyltransferase family protein, whose product is MRRVFTLPDLGEGLEGAEVSRWLVAEGDPVTLNQPLVEVNTEKALVEIPSPYEGVVSKLHAGEGDQVRVGQHLVTFEVQGEEEPAEDGERKAVLVGYGVKGDKGTKSRPSLRPPGPRTKPAVPAAAGKALATPAVRKLAKDLGVDLAAVSGTGPEGRITREDVQAAASAPAPAPVAPRVAAEPGDERIAVRGVRRLIAEKMTSSWTQIPHVTTYLTVDCTEAESFRAQLPAKVTLLPVVVRALAEVVKHHPKLNSSYDAASGEIIVRKSFHAGIATDTPAGLMVAVVRDAGEMGIATLAREMAAAVSAAREGTATPQQLTGSTLTVSNVGTFGAEFGTPIINAPEAAILALGVVESRPLVYRGTIEARLATTLSLSFDHRVLDGAEAGYALAELREHLEDPEALRSLPAD
- a CDS encoding alpha-ketoacid dehydrogenase subunit beta; the encoded protein is MPETTMAAALNTALADSLERDDRVLVFGEDVGKLGGVFRITQGLQQRFGETRVFDTPLAESGIAGISVGLALAGWRPVAEMQFDAFSYPALNQTISHIARYRYRSRGRAPMPVVIRIPEAGGIGAAENHSDSPETYYAHTVGLKVVVPSTPMDAYDLLVQSIADPDPVVFLEPKSRYWSKESGELKSGGLPIGRARVVREGGHCTLIAWGAMVSRCLEAADLAAEDGVELEVVDLRTLVPLDLETLAVAVRTTGRAVVVHEAPMTLGFGAEVVARLVEDCFVNLEAPVLRVTGYDTPYPPATIEEHYVPSVERILSAVGRVLSY
- the pdhA gene encoding pyruvate dehydrogenase (acetyl-transferring) E1 component subunit alpha, whose amino-acid sequence is MKVEEPQPLVDQEPADVPFRLLTPDGTLQGDLPPGLDRDRLRDLYRLMALVRRADLEATALQRQGELAVWAPLSGQEAAQVGSAFALQPQDMAFPSYREMGAAVVRGVDIVDYLHFYRGTWHGGMYDPAEHGFGMISVPVASQCLHAVGWAMGAAMDGKDACALAYFGDGATSEGDFHEACNFSAVFKAPAIFFCQNNGWAISVPLSKQTAAPIHRKAAGYGLPGVRVDGNDILAVVQVTQEARQRAVDAGIPTLIEAVTYRLGPHSTADDASIYQPREEVERWQALEPLSRYRTFLESQGIADAAFFGSVDEEAAAIAAKIRAGIAAAPPRPVHEMFQWVYEQTPQHLARQRDEVLHGGQDADA
- the paaD gene encoding 1,2-phenylacetyl-CoA epoxidase subunit PaaD; translated protein: MIRDDVARALESVVDPEIPSCSIVDLGMVERVEVTDDVVHVELLPTFVGCPAKNVIGQDVRKALESVCGPRRIEVVFVYDPPWTASRVTETGRERLREYGISSDRLGGTAHGCPYCGSADTVVESPFGPTPCRSTHFCNACRNVFEGFKDKGGPVLTIARGPGGRS
- the paaC gene encoding 1,2-phenylacetyl-CoA epoxidase subunit PaaC: MAELDHARLALLLSLADDELVIGHRHSEWTGWAPMIEADLAFSSIAQDEIAHAQLLYELAEPLDGRDPDALALGRPPTEYRNAIICEGSNREWGYTLARQYLYDTADDVRLESLERSSWTELAKAVSVIRLEERYHLDHARTWTDRLLNGPPEAKEHLLEGFRTALPGCGGIFEPLWEEEVLLRDRTLPDSSAELLERWTQAIGPDLLAHGLVLPDLNSSMGGRYGRHTPEFDQLWDDLTGLYRTHAGASW